The following proteins are encoded in a genomic region of Micropterus dolomieu isolate WLL.071019.BEF.003 ecotype Adirondacks linkage group LG04, ASM2129224v1, whole genome shotgun sequence:
- the tmod1 gene encoding tropomodulin-1, producing MSVLKKEMEKYRDIDEDELLKKLSEEELQRLEDELEELDPDNALLPAGMRQKDQTKKAPTGEFQRDNLLAHLEKQAKEHPDKEDLVPFTGEKRGKAFVPKKRVDPIIESVTLEPELEEALASASDAELCDIAAILGMHTLMSNQQYYEALASSTIVNKQGLNSVIQCTQYKPVPDEEPNSTDVEETLLRMKRNDPNLVEVNLNNIRNIPIKTLKAYAEALMKNTVVERFSIVGTRSNDPVAFALAEMLKVNTTLKSLNVESNFITGTGILALIESLQNNATLQELKIDNQSQPLGNKVEMEIASMLEKNTTLLKFGYHFTQQGPRLRGSNAMMNNNDLARVVRSESDGSFTLTLSVPELERAFGKKFKSKTNKKEKA from the exons ATGTCGGTGTTGAAGAAGGAGATGGAGAAGTACAGGGACATAGACGAGGACGAGCTGCTAAAGAAACTGTCAGAGGAAGAACTGCAGCGATTAGAGGATGAATTAGAGGAGCTGGATCCGGAT AACGCGTTGTTGCCAGCTGGGATGCGGCAGAAGGACCAGACAAAGAAAGCTCCAACAGGAGAGTTTCAGAGAGACAACCTGCTGGCCCATCTGGAAAAACAGGCCAAAGAACATCCTGACAAAGAAGACCTGGTGCCCTTcacaggagagaagagag GGAAAGCCTTTGTGCCTAAGAAGAGGGTGGACCCCATCATAGAGAGTGTGACTTTGGAGCCGGAGCTAGAAGAAGCCCTGGCTAGCGCTTCTGATGCTGAGCTCTGTGACATCGCAG CCATCCTGGGTATGCACACCCTGATGAGTAACCAGCAGTACTATGAAGCCCTGGCCAGCAGCACCATAGTCAACAAGCAAGGCCTCAACA GTGTGATCCAGTGCACCCAGTATAAACCAGTCCCTGATGAAGAGCCCAACTCCACTGACGTAGAAGAGACCCTGTTGAGAATGAAGAGGAACGACCCAAACCTGGTTGAGGTCAACCTCAACAACATCAGG AACATCCCCATCAAGACTCTGAAAGCGTATGCTGAGGCCCTGATGAAGAACACTGTGGTGGAGAGGTTTAGTATTGTAGGAACCCGAAGCAACGACCCAGTAGCATTT GCGCTGGCAGAGATGTTGAAGGTGAACACGACGCTGAAGAGCCTGAACGTTGAGTCCAACTTCATAACCGGGACTGGAATCCTTGCCCTTATAGAGTCACTGCAGAATAACGCCACACTACAGGAGCTCAAGATAGACAATCAG AGCCAGCCGTTAGGCAACAAGGTGGAGATGGAGATAGCCAGCATGCTGGAGAAAAACACCACACTGCTGAAGTTTGGATATCATTTCACCCAGCAGGGCCCTCGCCTCCGAGGCTCCAATGCCATGATGAACAACAATGACCTGG CCCGGGTCGTCAGGTCAGAGTCGGACGGCTCCTTCACCCTCACTCTGTCTGTCCCTGAGCTGGAGAGGGCCTTCGGGAAAAAGTTCAAGTCCaagacaaa TAAGAAAGAGAAGGCTTGA